The DNA sequence taatataaaatatatattaatatatataactgatttttataattaattttgacgtgtaaataatattttttattttttgactaTCTATTTAGTCATTTGTTGTTAAATAGGTTTGTCCCTGCATTAGCGATGATacttaaaaaactaaaaaggaaATTAGATGAATGATTAGGGTGAAGTCCCAATCAAGAATTGAAAATAAGGAATTGGAATTGGACCCACAGAAGGAGTGGAAGTGGTGTACGTGCTGGCTGGCATACTTGTTCTGACAGACTGGTTCTTCCCATCACACTTCACACAACCAACCACCCTTTTgccacctctctctctctatttgactgttcctctcttcttccttctttcgtCTTCATCTCTCTTTGATTTCAACACTCCTCACACACATACACATACACTTCAACTATACTCTTctctatatttttattcttttcaatTCAGTTTTGATTTTCTCGATCACCCATGGCTGAGGAACCACAGAAACCGGCTGAGGAAGTGGTGGCCGCCGTAGCTCAGCCTGAGACGGAGGCCCAGCCGGACAAACCTGTTCCTGAGACAGATAAGGAGACACAGGCCGATAAGGCAGAGGCGGCAGTGCCTGAGGCTGAGAAGAAGGAGGGCGATGCTGTTGTAGTCACAGAGAAGGCAGTGGAAGGAGAAGCGGCGGAGTCGGAGGCGGAGAAGCCCGTTGAAGGGAAGAATCAGATAGCGCAATCGGTGTCTTTCAAGGAGGAGAGCTACGTGGTTGGCGACCTCCCCGAAGCACAGAAGAAGGCTCTCGATGACCTCAAGAACCTCATTCAAGAAGCCCTCAATAAGCACGAGCTCTCCTCTCCTCCTCCCCCTCCACCGCCAAAAGAAGAAgacaagaagaaagaagaggccGTTGCAGCTGCcgaagagaagaaggaagaggcaGAAGAGAAGAAGGACGAAGCTGCAGCAGCCgaggaagagaagaaggaagaggtggtagcagctgaggagaagaaggaagaggtggtAGCGGCAGCTGATGAGAAGAAGGAGGAAGCTGCGGCAGCCGAGGAAGAGAAGAAGGAGGAAACTGCGGCAGCCgaggaagagaagaaggaagaggtggtAGCAGCAGCTGAGGAACCTAAAGTGGAAGAAAAAGCAGAAGCGGAAGTGAAGAAGGAGACGGTGGAGGTGGTGGAGAAAACAGAGGACGGTGCCAAGACGGTAGAAGCCATAGAAGAGAGCGTAGTGTCAGTGAAAGTGGAGGAAGAAGGTCCTTCAAGTTCGGCAGTAGCCgtggaggaggagaagaaggaagaagcgGCAGCTCCTCCTCCGCCGCAAGCTCCAGAGGAAGTGTCGATATGGGGAATCCCACTGCTGGCAGACGAGAGGAGTGACGTCATCCTGCTCAAGTTCCTGAGAGCGAGGGACTTCAAGGTGAAGGACGCCTTCACGATGATCAAGAACACCGTCCGATGGCGCAAGGAATTCGGAATCGATTCCCTGATCGAGGAAGATCTCGGAAGCGATTGGGACAAGGTGGTGTTCACTCAAGGGGTCGATAAAGAAGGGCACCCGGTGTGCTACAACGTCTTCGGAGAATTCGAGAACAAGGAGCTTTACCAGAAGACGTTCTCCGACGAGGAGAAGCGCCAGAAGTTCATCAGGTGGAGGATCCAGCTTCTGGAAAAGAGCGTCAGGAAGCTTGACTTCAGTCCGAGAGGGATCTCCACCATCGTGCAGGTCAACGATCTCAAGAACTCACCTGGACAACTGAGCAAGAGGGAGCTCAGGCAGGCTACTAACCAGGCCCTCCAACTGCTTCAGGATAACTACCCCGAGTTTGTTGCCAAGCAGGTACCTcaattgtttctattttcttgtcttattcttgtgaatttctttaATTATTCATTGATCTGTTTGGTGCAGGTGTTTATCAATGTGCCATGGTGGTACCTTGCCTTTTCAAGGATGATAAGTGCTTTCTTGACCCAGAGGACCAAGAGCAAATTTGTATTTGCTGGACCATCCAAGTCTGCTGAAACCCTTTTCAAGTACACTACCTACCTGCTTACATTAAATTCTGTCTCCTCCTTTCATTAACTCATGCCGCTATGTTTTCTCATATTTATTACCTTATTCATGATTATTAATTCCTACAATTTGCTTGTCATTGTGAACAGGTACATAGCCCCGGAGCAAGTGCCGGTTCAATACGGTGGACTAAGCAGAGAGGGTGAGCAAGAATTCAGTACCGCCGATCCTGTTACAGAGATTACAATCAAACCCGCAACAAAGCACACCGTCGAGTTCTCATTTGCTGAGGTCACTAATATTTATCTGATTATTAACCATGGAATGGAAGGAGCTAATTGTGCCCTTTGATTCAATATTTGTTAAGTAATAAGTAATATTAATACTTGATGTTTATTTGGATATGCAGAAGAGCCACCTTGTCTGGGAGCTTAGAGTTGTGGGTTGGGATGTGAGCCACGGGGCTGAATTTGCGCCCAGCGCCGATGATGGATACACGGTGATAGTACAGAAGAGCAGGAAAATCGCCCCGGCGGATGAAAC is a window from the Arachis stenosperma cultivar V10309 chromosome 3, arast.V10309.gnm1.PFL2, whole genome shotgun sequence genome containing:
- the LOC130967452 gene encoding patellin-3-like produces the protein MAEEPQKPAEEVVAAVAQPETEAQPDKPVPETDKETQADKAEAAVPEAEKKEGDAVVVTEKAVEGEAAESEAEKPVEGKNQIAQSVSFKEESYVVGDLPEAQKKALDDLKNLIQEALNKHELSSPPPPPPPKEEDKKKEEAVAAAEEKKEEAEEKKDEAAAAEEEKKEEVVAAEEKKEEVVAAADEKKEEAAAAEEEKKEETAAAEEEKKEEVVAAAEEPKVEEKAEAEVKKETVEVVEKTEDGAKTVEAIEESVVSVKVEEEGPSSSAVAVEEEKKEEAAAPPPPQAPEEVSIWGIPLLADERSDVILLKFLRARDFKVKDAFTMIKNTVRWRKEFGIDSLIEEDLGSDWDKVVFTQGVDKEGHPVCYNVFGEFENKELYQKTFSDEEKRQKFIRWRIQLLEKSVRKLDFSPRGISTIVQVNDLKNSPGQLSKRELRQATNQALQLLQDNYPEFVAKQVFINVPWWYLAFSRMISAFLTQRTKSKFVFAGPSKSAETLFKYIAPEQVPVQYGGLSREGEQEFSTADPVTEITIKPATKHTVEFSFAEKSHLVWELRVVGWDVSHGAEFAPSADDGYTVIVQKSRKIAPADETVICNSFKVGEPGKVVLTIDNQTSKKKKLLYRSKTTPISE